One stretch of Chloroflexia bacterium SDU3-3 DNA includes these proteins:
- a CDS encoding peptidase T — MTISLIVHGGAWEIPDAEVAEHREGVERGIAAGWAVLEAGGSALDAVEAAVRVLEDAPIFDAGTGSVLNSDGNIEMDAAIMDGQTLRSGGVAAISRIKNPISLARHVLDSDVVLLVGQGAERFAEGVGIPRCQAEELIVERERIRWAKIKASGARTQDAFMGQPHDTVGAVALDQHGNIAAATSTGGTPNKMPGRVGDSPLIGAGLYADNQTGGGSSTGWGESIIKVLLAKTATDAIDRFGDPMIAARHAVDLLHRRVGGYGGIILLGSDGTPGLAFNTPRMAYGYRVQGGETVVGIDPVV, encoded by the coding sequence ATGACGATCTCTCTTATCGTACACGGTGGGGCGTGGGAGATACCCGATGCCGAGGTGGCCGAGCACCGCGAGGGGGTCGAGCGCGGCATCGCGGCGGGCTGGGCCGTGCTTGAGGCGGGCGGCAGCGCGCTGGACGCCGTAGAGGCGGCGGTGCGCGTGCTGGAGGACGCGCCGATCTTCGACGCGGGCACCGGATCGGTGCTGAACAGTGACGGCAACATCGAGATGGACGCCGCGATCATGGATGGGCAGACCCTGCGCTCCGGCGGGGTGGCCGCGATCTCGCGGATCAAGAACCCGATCTCGCTGGCCCGCCACGTGCTCGACAGCGACGTGGTGCTGCTGGTGGGCCAGGGGGCCGAGCGCTTCGCCGAGGGCGTGGGCATACCTCGCTGCCAGGCCGAGGAGCTGATCGTCGAGCGCGAGCGCATCCGCTGGGCCAAGATCAAGGCCAGCGGCGCGCGCACCCAGGATGCCTTCATGGGCCAGCCCCACGATACGGTGGGCGCGGTGGCCCTCGACCAGCACGGCAATATCGCCGCGGCCACGTCCACCGGCGGCACGCCCAACAAGATGCCTGGCCGCGTGGGCGACTCGCCCCTGATCGGCGCGGGGCTGTACGCCGACAACCAGACCGGCGGCGGCTCGTCCACCGGCTGGGGCGAGTCGATCATCAAGGTGCTGCTGGCCAAGACCGCCACCGACGCCATCGATCGGTTTGGCGACCCGATGATCGCGGCGCGGCACGCCGTGGATCTGCTGCACCGCCGTGTGGGCGGCTATGGCGGCATCATTCTGCTGGGCAGCGATGGGACGCCGGGCCTGGCCTTCAATACGCCGCGCATGGCCTACGGCTACCGGGTGCAGGGCGGCGAGACTGTGGTGGGCATAGACCCCGTGGTATAA
- a CDS encoding TetR/AcrR family transcriptional regulator, whose product MIDAENEPAMIEHNDVYAPERRERCDAAENRLQILAAARALFAQQGVEHTTMHEIARAAKVGQGTLYRRFAHKGLLCEALLASDIDCFLARLDALRALSSPDVSVLDKIDRLLADLIAMTDSHIPMLAVMQHEACKPNRPDFCHTPLYQQMHAHLAGLLRQAAQQGALRRLDADFTAHAIIATLTPTFFALQRFDLGQSQAQIAAKIRAVFIEPLRP is encoded by the coding sequence ATGATCGACGCTGAAAACGAGCCTGCCATGATTGAGCACAACGACGTGTACGCCCCCGAGCGCCGCGAGCGCTGCGACGCCGCCGAGAACCGCCTTCAGATCCTGGCCGCCGCCCGCGCGCTCTTCGCCCAGCAGGGCGTCGAGCACACCACCATGCACGAGATCGCCCGCGCCGCCAAGGTGGGCCAGGGCACGCTCTACCGCCGCTTCGCCCACAAGGGCCTGCTGTGCGAGGCGCTGCTGGCCAGCGACATCGACTGCTTCCTTGCCCGCCTGGATGCCCTGCGCGCCCTATCCTCGCCCGATGTCTCGGTGCTCGACAAGATCGATCGGCTGCTGGCCGATCTGATCGCCATGACCGATTCGCACATCCCCATGCTGGCGGTGATGCAGCACGAGGCATGCAAGCCCAATCGACCTGATTTTTGCCACACCCCGCTCTACCAGCAGATGCACGCGCATCTCGCCGGGCTGCTGCGCCAGGCCGCCCAGCAGGGCGCGCTGCGCCGCCTGGATGCCGACTTCACCGCCCACGCGATCATCGCCACGCTCACCCCTACCTTCTTCGCGCTCCAGCGCTTCGACCTAGGCCAGAGCCAGGCCCAGATCGCCGCGAAGATCCGCGCGGTGTTTATCGAGCCGCTGCGCCCCTAG
- a CDS encoding cytochrome c, whose protein sequence is MPAARRPLVILLIGVGLLAVAGVVAMLLLVPPKGGGSGDPLVDRGESIYRVRCMSCHATTTASGIGPGLAGLYQPGGPVLPSGVDYGGKLPNGEPITDEALGAFIRQGGSFQIGTMVGVPITDEELRALIAYMRTLEK, encoded by the coding sequence ATGCCTGCTGCGAGGCGACCGCTGGTGATTCTTCTGATCGGGGTGGGGCTGCTGGCTGTGGCTGGGGTAGTGGCGATGCTGCTGCTGGTGCCGCCGAAGGGCGGCGGCTCTGGCGACCCCCTGGTGGACCGGGGCGAGTCGATCTACCGCGTGCGCTGCATGTCGTGCCACGCCACCACCACCGCATCGGGCATCGGGCCGGGGCTGGCCGGGCTGTACCAGCCGGGCGGGCCGGTGCTGCCCAGCGGCGTAGACTACGGCGGCAAGCTGCCGAATGGCGAGCCGATCACCGACGAGGCGCTGGGCGCGTTCATCCGCCAGGGCGGCAGCTTCCAGATCGGCACTATGGTGGGTGTGCCGATCACCGATGAGGAGCTGCGCGCGCTGATCGCCTACATGCGCACGCTGGAGAAGTAG
- a CDS encoding peptidylprolyl isomerase, which translates to MEIDPAKTYRATIATTRGNIVLDLYPEHAPKTVNNFVFLAKQGFYDGLKFHRVISNFMIQGGDPTGTGTGGPGYKFEDETRNNPLKHETGVISMANAGANTNGSQFFITHSPQPHLNGKHTVFGKVIQGQEVVDSIRQNDVMNTVTIVEL; encoded by the coding sequence ATCGAGATCGACCCGGCGAAAACCTACCGCGCGACCATCGCCACCACCCGTGGCAATATTGTGCTTGACCTCTACCCCGAGCACGCCCCGAAGACGGTCAACAACTTTGTGTTCCTGGCCAAGCAGGGCTTCTACGACGGCCTGAAGTTCCACCGCGTGATCAGCAATTTCATGATCCAGGGCGGCGACCCGACGGGCACCGGCACCGGTGGCCCCGGCTACAAGTTCGAGGATGAGACCCGCAACAACCCGCTCAAGCACGAGACGGGCGTGATCTCGATGGCCAACGCGGGCGCCAACACCAACGGCAGCCAGTTCTTCATCACCCACTCGCCCCAGCCGCACCTGAATGGCAAGCACACTGTGTTTGGCAAGGTGATCCAAGGCCAGGAGGTGGTCGACAGCATCCGCCAGAACGACGTGATGAACACCGTCACCATCGTCGAGCTGTAG
- a CDS encoding MFS transporter produces MPRSLTSGQVSIIFKEVDICPFHYLTRKLYYVNGSIPRMNQPELSMRAKILGMAGLALVLFLVSLDQTVVGTAMPRIIADLNGFELYAWVTTAYLLTETAVIPIVGKLGDIYGRKWITIAGVAGFLISSALCGMASSMEWLVVCRGIQGISGGAIFGTVFTLTADIFPNLKDRARYQGILFAVFSLSSVVGPVVGGWLTDALNWRWVFYINLPLGILAMFVLPIVLPQSHRQPNAKIDYWGALTITVAVVALLTALETAGAGESWGSPLVLGGLIVALAAFAIFVPIERRAAEPIIPFDLFRNRTITSSTIVQFMMGIVMFGVALYAPLFVQGIMGLSASASGMVMMPMAITMPISGIITGQLVARIGRVKPLLLVGVALMTVALVLMTTLTIASSPITISIYMFVLSLGMGMIMPLTTLSVQASVSPQSMGVATSATQFIRSIGATVGTALIGTLVTNGYRANLASHAAQGTPSEALTALHAPNALINQQKLQELTQIMSGLPNGAQLTQALLGTARQVLADAIRSGFLLALGAGLLAVLGALLMTNLHLDDAHRSPGPGAEHAPTPLAAAD; encoded by the coding sequence ATGCCGCGCAGCTTGACAAGCGGACAGGTGTCCATTATATTCAAGGAAGTGGACATATGTCCATTTCACTATCTTACCCGCAAATTGTACTATGTCAACGGGAGCATTCCTCGCATGAATCAACCTGAGCTAAGCATGCGTGCCAAAATTCTTGGCATGGCAGGGCTGGCGCTGGTGCTCTTTCTGGTCTCGCTCGACCAGACTGTGGTGGGCACTGCCATGCCGCGCATCATCGCCGATCTGAACGGCTTCGAGCTTTACGCATGGGTCACCACGGCCTACCTGCTCACCGAGACAGCGGTCATCCCGATCGTGGGTAAGCTGGGCGACATCTACGGGCGCAAGTGGATCACGATCGCGGGTGTGGCCGGGTTCCTGATCTCCAGCGCGCTGTGCGGCATGGCCAGCTCGATGGAGTGGCTGGTGGTCTGCCGTGGCATCCAGGGCATCAGCGGCGGCGCGATCTTCGGCACGGTGTTCACGCTCACCGCCGACATCTTCCCGAACCTAAAGGACCGGGCACGCTACCAGGGCATCCTATTCGCGGTCTTCTCGCTCTCCAGCGTGGTGGGGCCGGTGGTTGGCGGCTGGCTGACCGACGCGCTGAACTGGCGCTGGGTGTTCTACATCAACCTGCCGCTGGGCATCCTGGCCATGTTCGTGCTGCCGATCGTGCTGCCGCAAAGCCATCGCCAGCCCAACGCCAAGATCGACTACTGGGGCGCGCTGACAATCACCGTGGCGGTGGTGGCGCTGCTGACCGCGCTGGAGACGGCGGGCGCAGGCGAGAGCTGGGGATCGCCACTGGTGCTGGGCGGCCTGATCGTGGCTCTGGCGGCCTTCGCGATCTTTGTGCCGATCGAGCGCCGCGCCGCCGAGCCGATCATTCCCTTCGACCTGTTCCGCAACCGCACCATCACCTCATCGACGATCGTACAGTTTATGATGGGCATCGTGATGTTCGGGGTGGCGCTCTATGCGCCGCTGTTTGTGCAGGGCATCATGGGGCTGTCGGCAAGCGCCTCCGGCATGGTGATGATGCCCATGGCGATCACAATGCCGATCAGCGGTATCATCACCGGCCAGCTGGTGGCCCGCATCGGGCGGGTCAAGCCACTGCTGCTGGTGGGCGTGGCGCTGATGACCGTAGCACTGGTGCTGATGACCACACTGACCATCGCGAGCAGCCCGATCACGATCAGCATCTACATGTTTGTGCTGTCGCTGGGCATGGGCATGATCATGCCGCTCACCACGCTCTCGGTGCAGGCCAGCGTATCGCCGCAGAGCATGGGCGTGGCGACCTCGGCTACGCAGTTCATCCGCTCGATCGGGGCGACCGTGGGCACGGCGCTGATCGGCACGCTGGTGACCAACGGCTACCGCGCCAACTTGGCCAGCCACGCGGCCCAGGGCACGCCCAGCGAGGCGCTGACCGCGCTGCACGCGCCCAACGCCCTGATCAACCAGCAGAAGCTGCAGGAGCTGACCCAGATCATGTCAGGCCTGCCCAACGGCGCGCAGCTCACCCAGGCGCTGCTGGGAACAGCCCGCCAGGTGTTGGCCGACGCCATCCGCTCGGGCTTCCTGCTGGCGCTCGGCGCGGGGCTGCTGGCCGTACTGGGCGCGCTGCTGATGACTAACCTGCACCTCGACGATGCCCACCGCAGCCCCGGCCCCGGCGCAGAGCACGCCCCGACCCCGCTGGCCGCAGCCGACTAG